Proteins from one Aspergillus nidulans FGSC A4 chromosome VIII genomic window:
- a CDS encoding putative DNA repair protein (transcript_id=CADANIAT00002258), with the protein MAPNLIDCKYAIQDRRCRHLMESSKVFASEYLHCSSNIDSSNSQSSLSLLSITSEETQNGHPLWPASSAMLTVTISKDSSPLEPLSYTAHQLPESGILESRKLHYKHLSKLLRPIPLNTPTEIDLTPKLSIRVTLLDANHCTGAVMFLIEGDGKAILYTGDIRDTTFVHTSHIPHTFPTKAEGIAELLRKLEPYPEDTNFYFRAWTFGYEEVWMALAAAFDTKASICTGLFSSSLHISVTQSGTVEAASLCGFRLGNRVVSGCLSEDERSRIHSCEPGVHCSAASSKNTVHIIPIISRTDKGADIPELGAGGGLGDLYQIHELEVPDQYSLDQLEQLCSEKIPDHEALSKAKEALSAAFRSNTKVLSLDSYGMKDAHEMPLEELVNILSRGPLSEEHRSGEPLPRTIRFPYSRHSSYAELCELIKAFKPRDIHPCTVDPLDWDEDVSMESLFGHLCSDNKFVHDQYMREMTALENGERPRKRRRRNPESPSQSTQQLTVTENSTTSQASQMSQISMRTGREINGAVPTMGGHSSSLSLDPPPIRPTIASSSPPSPPPATMAQPLEHTYRTTNNASDNGSNSDSLPIPTLSPETAKARRYTIQQAWHYLNDAQKSQSNKFQLVSLPSSWSTNGEISGPRLSISEEHDVRELVGGFSSSQPTAIYEPIASTVRQGKPPLPTSTGVGINVDEAIDNTEPDLYHNIILETDNDNGSVNETDTEHETNQHHFSQNSISSSAFASQSQSQNQGRLVEYFEEETASEEEYISDAAQGLVDPDRDLAPALQLESVLETRNRPRAQHPFLVRRESSLRNRQAAYQAAREDNYDAWAGISLVSAGNNHTEEEIEL; encoded by the exons ATGGCACCAAATCTCATCGATTGCA AATACGCCATCCAGGATCGCCGATGTCGACATTTGATGGAGTCATCCAAGGTATTTGCCTCAGAGTACCTTCATTGCAGCTCGAACATTGACAGCTCCAACTCGCAGAGTTCCCTTTCATTACTA TCGATTACTTCCGAAGAAACCCAGAACGGCCACCCCCTCTGGCCTGCTTCCTCAGCCATGCTCACAGTGACCATCTCCAAGGACTCGAGTCCTTTAGAGCCCCTTTCATATACTGCTCATCAGCTACCAGAGAG TGGAATCCTCGAGTCTCGAAAACTGCACTACAAGCACTTGTCGAAGCTTTTG AGGCCGATTCCACTAAACACGCCGACGGAGATTGATCTTACTCCGAAGCTATCTATCAGAGTTACCCTTCTGGATGCGAACCACTGCACTGGCGCTGTGATGTTCCTTATTGAAGGTGATGGAAAGGCCATTCTTTATACAGGAGATATACGTG ATACAACGTTCGTCCACACATCGCATATTCCCCATACCTTTCCAACAAAAGCGGAGGGCATAGCTGAGCTCCTACGCAAACTGGAACCGTACCCTGAAGACACTAACTTCTACTTTCGGGCATGGACATTCGGGTATGAAGAGGTCTGGATGGCGCTCGCCGCTGCCTTTGATACCAAGGCAAGTATATGTACAGGCCTCTTTTCGTCTAGCTTACATAT ATCCGTCACACAGAGCGGTACAGTTGAAGCAGCTTCGCTCTGTGGGTTCAGATTGGGAAATAGAGTTGTCTCAGGCTGTCTaagtgaagatgagcggTCTCGTATCCACAGTTGTGAGCCAGGCGTCCACTGCTCTGCCGCATCATCAAAAAACACGGTCCACATAATCCCCATAATAAGCCGGACGGACAAGGGCGCCGATATTCCCGAACTCGGGGCTGGCGGTGGCCTAGGTGATCTATATCAGATCCATGAACTGGAGGTTCCGGACCAATACTCACTAGATCAACTGGAACAGCTCTGCAGCGAGAAGATACCTGATCATGAAGCTCTCTCCAAGGCAAAAGAAGCTCTCTCAGCAGCATTCAGGTCTAACACCAAAGTCCTGTCTCTGGACAGCTACGGAATGAAGGACGCCCACGAGATGCCTTTAGAAGAGCTTGTGAATATCCTCAGCCGCGGTCCTCTGAGCGAGGAAC ATAGATCAGGCGAACCTCTTCCAAGGACTATA CGATTCCCGTATTCCCGCCATTCTTCCTACGCCGAGCTGTGCGAGTTGATAAAAGCTTTCAAACCTCGCGATATTCACCCTTGCACAGTGGATCCTCTAGATTGGGATGAAGACGTCTCTATGGAAAGTCTCTTTGGCCATCTCTGTTCCGATAACAAGTTCGTCCACGACCAGTACATGCGTGAGATGACCGCGTTGGAGAACGGCGAACGCcccagaaagagaagacgacGTAATCCTGAGTCCCCATCGCAATCAACCCAACAGTTAACCGTAACCGAGAACAGCACTACTTCACAGGCCTCGCAAATGTCACAGATTTCTATGCGGACTGGCCGTGAGATAAATGGTGCTGTTCCAACAATGGGGGGCCATAGTTCTTCGCTCTCATTAGATCCGCCTCCTATAAGGCCAACAATTGCCTCATCGtcccctccttctccaccACCTGCGACTATGGCACAACCACTAGAACATACCTACCGCACTACAAACAATGCATCAGATAATGGCTCGAACTCGGATTCCCTCCCCATTCCCACCTTAAGCCCGGAGACCGCGAAAGCGAGACGATATACTATCCAACAAGCATGGCATTACCTCAACGACGCCCAGAAATCTCAGAGCAATAAGTTTCAACTTGTCTcccttccatcttcatggTCCACAAACGGGGAGATTTCTGGGCCTCGCCTATCTATTTCTGAAGAACACGATGTAAGAGAGCTTGTCGGGGGGTTTTCGTCTTCCCAGCCAACGGCGATTTACGAGCCAATAGCCAGTACTGTACGACAAGGGAAGCCACCTTTGCCGACTTCAACCGGTGTTGGGATCAATGTCGATGAAGCTATTGACAATACAGAACCGGATTTGTATCACAATATCATCCTTGAAACCGACAACGACAACGGCTCTGTTAATGAGACTGACACGGAGCACGAAACAAATCAGCATCATTTCAGCCAAAATAGCATATCCTCATCCGCATTTGCTTCGCAGAGTCAAAGCCAGAACCAGGGCCGACTGGTCGAATATTTCGAGGAAGAAACCGCAAGCGAAGAGGAATACATCAGCGACGCTGCGCAAGGACTTGTAGATCCAGATAGAGATCTAGCTCCGGCTCTACAACTAGAGTCGGTGCTAGAGACAAGGAACCGACCTCGGGCTCAGCATCCATTTCTCGTTAGACGAGAATCGTCACTTCGGAACCGGCAAGCGGCATATCAAGCGGCAAGAGAGGATAATTATGATGCATGGGCGGGGATATCACTTGTTTCGGCGGGGAATAATCAtacggaggaggagattgagctTTAG
- a CDS encoding ubiquitin-protein ligase RMD5 (transcript_id=CADANIAT00002259), translating to MDLVQKEHERLSKRLKSSESIQSVQDAIDLLQSTRDKIASDPNQASVALAKLQNPIKLSFDAINDNLKETHSGLNKYSKALDKLFKDRPLPSSEHDVLSSQEHLINRAIAMHLLREGQFSVASAFLSEVAAKRAAEKQQSFDSDNMDEAAALLDIGGVPSSKVRDEFHNMYRILHELKENNNLLPAIEWSRKEENKVALEARGSNLEFELCRLQFVWLFHGGQEQRGPTPEGRQAALEYARREFQAFFPRYMREIQQLMGAMAFSPNLPDSPYKNIFNNPSAWSDVSHSFTREFCALLGLSPDSPLYIAATAGAIALPTLLKLQTIMKAKRTEWTTEHELPVEIPLPPSYLFHSIFVCPVSKEQTTDANPPMMMPCGHVIAEESLKRLCKGTRFKCPYCPNESHPREAKKVFL from the exons ATGGATCTCGTCCAGAAAGAACACGAGCGCCTGTCAAAGCGATTAAAATCGTCCGAAAGCATTCAAAGTGTCCAGGATGCAATAGACTTACTTCAGTCGACCAGGGACAAGATCGCCTCCG ATCCAAATCAAGCCTCGGTTGCCTTGGCCAAACTCCAAAATCCTATCAAATTGTCATTCGATGCCATCAATGACAACCTAAAGGAAACTCACAGCGGCCTGAACAAGTACTCAAAGGCCTTAGATAAG CTCTTTAAAGATAGGCCTCTACCGAGCTCCGAACACGATGTCCTCTCGTCCCAGGAACACCTAATCAACCGGGCCATCGCCATGCACTTACTCCGCGAAGGACAGTTCTCCGTGGCTTCTGCATTTCTGTCAGAGGTAGCCGCGAAAAGGGCTGCAGAAAAACAACAGAGCTTTGACTCCGATAATATGGATGAAGCTGCCGCGCTCTTGGACATTGGTGGAGTGCCTTCAAGCAAAGTCCGCGACGAATTCCACAACATGTACCGGATACTTCACGAACTCAAAGAGAATAATAACTTGCTGCCAGCTATAGAGTGGTCGAGAAAGGAGGAGAACAAGGTGGCACTAGAGGCGAGAGGAAGCAACCTCGAATTTGAATTATGCAGACTACAGTTCGTTTGGCTCTTTCATGGTGGCCAAGAGCAGCGCGGACCTACTCCTGAAGGACGACAAGCAGCACTGGAGTATGCCAGGCGCGAATTTCAAGCTTTCTTTCCCAGATACATGCGAGAAATCCAGCAGCTAATGGGAGCGATGGCTTTCAGCCCTAATCTGCCTGACTCTCCTTACAAAaacatcttcaacaatcCGTCTGCATGGTCTGATGTATCACATTCTTTCACTCGAGAGTTCTGTGCATTACTAGGACTGTCCCCTGATTCGCCGCTCTATATTGCTGCGACTGCCGGTGCGATAGCTCTACCTACACTATTGAAGTTGCAGACCATCATGAAAGCCAAACGGACCGAGTGGACTACAGAGCACGAACTACCG GTCGAGATTCCACTTCCGCCGTCCTACCTATTCCATTCTATTTTTGTGTGTCCTGTTTCGAAAGAACAGACGACCGACGCAAATCCGCCCATGATGATGCCCTGCGGTCATGTGATTGCGGAAGAGTCGCTCAAACGACTCTGCAAGGGCACAAGATTCAAGTGTCCATACTGCCCTAACGAGAGTCATCCTCGGGAAGCCAAGAAAGTGTTTCTTTAA
- a CDS encoding BTB/POZ domain-containing protein (transcript_id=CADANIAT00002260), with amino-acid sequence MLTTRRNHQSHNDSFSSRYGTSKASRSRRHARDASVASRGPVRRRTPASPPDGSSTSSSVITISVGSDRRLFAAHKEILCVSPFFATACSRARSLNPSSSRRISLPEEQPEVFSCILEYLYRGDYYPRLVQNEKHNTWELENPKLEDGQTDGATLFHPAAGAEILRDTAVYCAANKYGLEHLKRLSLVKQGLHTGIQCSTILASARYAYANTPDHESKLRAHYLALIIRSRSTFKRSGTMQMEMEKGGKLFFDLFVAMCNHMDDLAAAAPSTKRSLAA; translated from the exons ATGCTCACGACCAGGCGAAACCATCAATCCCACAACGACAGCTTTTCTTCCAGATATGGTACCTCGAAGGCTTCTCGGTCCAGACGACATGCTCGCGATGCTTCAGTTGCATCGAGAGGCCCCGTAAGGCGCCGAACTCCAGCAAGTCCGCCTGATGGCAG ctctacctcttcctccgtcatcaccatcagTGTTGGCTCTGACAGACGACTTTTCGCCGCTCACAAAGAAATCCTCTGCGTGTCGCCTTTTTTCGCAACCGCATGTTCCCGAGCCCGATCGCTGAACCCATCAAGCAGCCGGCGGATATCATTGCCAGAAGAACAACCGGAGGTATTCTCATGCATTCTCGAATACCTCTACAGAGGAGATTACTACCCGCGGCTGGTCCAAAATGAGAAACACAATACATGGGAACTGGAGAACCCTAAACTTGAGGACGGACAGACCGATGGAGCTACGCTCTTTCATCCGGCTGCAGGCGCAGAAATATTGAGAGACACTGCTGTCTA TTGCGCCGCTAACAAGTACGGCCTCGAACACCTGAAGCGCCTATCCCTCGTCAAGCAGGGCCTTCACACCGGCATTCAGTGTAGCACTATCCTCGCAAGTGCGCGCTACGCCTACGCCAACACTCCCGACCATGAATCTAAACTCCGAGCTCACTATCTTGCCCTCATCATCCGAAGCAGGTCGACTTTCAAGCGAAGCGGCACGAtgcagatggagatggaaaaGGGAGGCAAACTGTTCTTTGACCTCTTCGTCGCCATGTGCAACCATATG GATGACCTCGCGGCTGCAGCGCCGAGTACCAAGCGTTCACTCGCCGCGTAA
- the csn12 gene encoding protein csn12 (transcript_id=CADANIAT00002261) — MDTILRDLEAGHRLGSGPRLAAALTPVDTPEHPDRLKSFYYFSNAAQLPASLRYYISQLNGEKIPKQDLNAWVDIFSAYWKAVGEIVKFDEFASRASWANVFDNWKDLANVLIRAYTNPGLETWTIPCLYVVGKYLRVFASKADAESSSQGSVEFSEDDMVTDFGKNAKTEEAARVLNRMFTLCLNDRAPKEESRKWGVYYMSNLLFKTYFKINAVGLSKNLLRALNAQSHDLPDKELYPRSHIVTFNYFVGVIFFLDENYAEAEEHLAYAWNYCQKSSVKNRELILTYLVPCHIVNTHTLPSKKLLQDFPRLETLFRPLCDCIRKGDLHGFDAAMSAGEEDFVRRRIYLPLERGRDIALRNLFRKVFIAGGFEEPKDGQPLIRRTRIPVAEFAAALRIGTHADARARVDIDEVECLLSNLIYKGLMKGYIARERGMIVLSKGGTAFPGTGV, encoded by the exons ATGGACACCATTCTGCGAGACCTCGAAGCGGGGCACAGGCTTGGGTCCGGCCCTCGCCTAGCAGCTGCCCTCACCCCGGTCGATACGCCGGAACACCCCGACCGCTTGAAGTCTTTCTACTACTTTTCCAATGCTGCGCAATTACCTGCAAGTCTACGATACTACATATCTCAGCTCAATGGAGAGAAGATACCGAAGCAAGACCTCAACGCCTGGGTTGATATCTTTTCAGCATACTGGAAAGCAGTCGGAGAAATCGTCAAGTTCGATGAATTCGCATCACGCGCCAGCTGGGCTAACGTTTTTGATAACTGGAAAGATCTGGCCAATGTGCTGATTAGAGCTTACACGAATCCTGGGCTGGAAACCTGGACCATACCTTGTCTTTATGTAGTTGGAAAGTACCTGCGGGTCTTCGCGTCCAAGGCCGACGCGGAATCTTCGTCCCAGGGATCTGTGGAGTTCTCAGAGGATGATATGGTCACCGACTTTGGGAAGAACGCGAAAACTGAGGAAGCTGCCCGTGTACTGAACCGAATGTTTACCCTGTGTCTCAATGACAG AGCGCCAAAAGAAGAATCGCGAAAATGGGGCGTCTATTATATGTCAAATCTCCTATTCAAAACATATTTTAAG ATCAATGCTGTCGGACTTTCCAAAAATCTCCTGCGTGCTCTTAATGCCCAGTCACACGATTTACCAGATAAGGAACTCTATCCCAGATCGCACATAGTGACGTTTAACTACTTTGTGGGTgtcattttttttctggATGAGAACTATGCCGAG GCAGAGGAGCACCTTGCATATGCTTGGAACTACTGTCAGAAAAGTTCTGTCAAGAACAGGGA GTTGATCTTAACGTATCTTGTGCCCTGCCATATCGTCAACACTCATACATTACCGAGCAagaagcttcttcaagacttTCCACGTCTTGAAACGCTGTTTCGCCCATTATGCGACTGCATCCGAAAGGGTGATCTCCATGGCTTTGACGCCGCTATGTCTGCgggcgaagaagactttGTCAGGAGACGCATCTACCTACCACTTGAGCGAGGCCGAGACATAGCGTTGCGCAATCTGTTCCGAAAAGTTTTCATAGCTGGTGGATTCGAAGAACCTAAAGACGGACAGCCACTGATCCGACGTACAAGAATACCCGTTGCCGAATTTGCAGCAGCGCTGCGGATCGGGACCCATGCAGACGCGCGAGCCCGagttgatattgatgaagtTGAATGCCTGCTATCGAATCTAATCTACAAA GGCCTTATGAAAGGCTATATTGCTCGTGAGCGTGGCATGATCGTCCTTAGCAAAGGAGGCACAGCGTTCCCCGGAACAGGTGTCTAG
- a CDS encoding 60S ribosomal protein eL20 (transcript_id=CADANIAT00002262), with product MRIFAPNAVVAKSRFWYFLTQLRKVKKANGEIVSLNVIHEKRPLKVKNFGIWLRYDSRSGTHNMYKEFREMSRTEAVEALYQDMAARHRARFGSIHILKVVEIEKADSIRRPYIKQLLQKNLKFPLPHRSATGNKKKVFAYSRPSTFA from the exons ATGCGCATCTTTGCGCCCAACGCTGTCGTGGCTAAGTCGCGGTTCTGGTACTTCCTGACCCAGCtccgcaaggtcaagaaggccaacGGTGAGATCGTCAGCCTCAACGTG ATCCACGAGAAGCGCCccctcaaggtcaagaactTCGGTATCTGGCTCCGCTACGACTCCCGCTCCGGCACCCACAACATGTACAAGGAGTTCCGTGAGATGAGCAGGACCGAGGCCGTTGAGGCTCTTTACCAGGACATGGCTGCTCGCCACCGTGCCCGTTTCGGCTCCATCCAC ATCCTCAAGGTTGTCGAGATCGAGAAGGCCGACTCTATCCGCCGCCCCTacatcaagcagcttctCCAGAAGAACCTCAAGTTCCCTCTGCCCCACCGCTCCGCCACtggcaacaagaagaaggtcttcGCCTACTCTCGTCCTTCTACTTTCGCTTAA
- a CDS encoding cytochrome-b5 reductase mcr1 (transcript_id=CADANIAT00002263): MFSRYAFRCAQPLRQSARQYSTEAPKSKSLAPVYVAVGLAGLGVGLYRYQSGAATAEAPAERPKVFTGGDQGWVNLKLSDIEILSHNTKRLRFEFPDKEAVSGLHIASALLTKYSPPDGSKPVIRPYTPTSDEDQPGYLELVVKRYPNGPMSEHLHNMNVDQRLDFKGPLPKYPWEANKHKHICLVAGGTGITPMYQLAREIFKNPEDKTKVTLVFGNVSEEDILLKREFEDLENTYPQRFRAFYVLDNPPEGWTGGKGYITKELLKTVLPEPKEENIKIFVCGPPGMYKAISGPKVSPKDQGELTGILKELGYSKDQVYKF; this comes from the exons ATGTTTTCTCGCTATGCTTTCCGCTGCGCTCAACCCCTGAGGCAG AGCGCCCGCCAATACTCCACCGAAGCCCCCAAGAGCAAGTCCCTTGCCCCCGTCTATGTGGCTGTCGGTCTGGCTGGCCTTGGTGTCGGATTGTACCGCTACCAGTCCGGTGCTGCCACCGCAGAGGCTCCTGCTGAGCGTCCCAAGGTTTTCACAGGCGGAGACCAGGGATGGGTGAACCTCAAGCTCTCTGACATTGAGATTCTGAGCCACAACACCAAGAGGCTGCGCTTCGAATTTCCCGACAAGGAGGCTGTCTCCGGTCTCCACATCGCCT CTGCTCTTTTGACCAAGTATTCTCCCCCCGATGGCTCGAAGCCAGTTATCCGCCCCTACACTCCCACTAGCGATGAAG ATCAGCCCGGTTACCTCGAGCTTGTTGTCAAACGCTACCCTAACGGCCCGATGTCTGAGCATCTGCACAACATGAATGTCGACCAGCGTCTGGACTTCAAGGGACCTCTTCCCAAATACCCCTGGGAAGCCAACAAGCATAAGCACATCTGCTTGGTCGCTGGTGGAACTGGAATCACCCCAATGTACCAGCTAGCTCGCGAGATCTTCAAGAACCCCGAGGACAAGACCAAGGTCACTCTCGTCTTTGGAAACGTCAGTGAGGAAGACATCCTCCTGAAGAGGGAGTtcgaggacttggagaaCACATACCCCCAGCGATTCCGCGCATTCTACGTTCTTGACAACCCTCCCGAGGGCTGGACCGGCGGCAAGGGCTACATCACCAAGGAGCTTCTGAAGACTGTCCTCCCCGAGCCGAAGGAGGAGAACATCAAGATTTTTGTCTGCGGTCCTCCTGGCATGTACAAGGCCATCAGCGGGCCCAAGGTCAGCCCTAAGGACCAGGGCGAGCTTACCGGTATCCTGAAGGAGCTGGGTTACAGCAAGGACCAGGTCTACAAGTTCTGA
- a CDS encoding uncharacterized protein (transcript_id=CADANIAT00002264) has product MPKNDSKTVTIDVEEFTKTRDSFLAKLAQLQSLTFELSRAYINHTSAVLGQDNANVDISAITNTLAASLRDTGVLAAAGTGSGAESGEKKKRKRRADPNAPKRTLTPFFLYMHHNRARIAEELGPDAKPKDVSNEGTRRWAEMPDSQKEVWKKLYADNLAAYREKVAAYKAGLPFDRDDNDKAADQLHLDVAAAEASDEEEEEEEDEHGEEEEEEEEESPEPAKEPTPPPPKRRRSEGKPSKDVSSPVVEKKGRNESPEKKRRGAAKKDKEEPRKSLGGESKRSKKKRKSDVGGDDE; this is encoded by the exons ATGCCTAAAAACGATTCAAAGACCGTCACAATCGATGTGGAGGAGTTCACTAAGACTCGTGACAGT TTTCTCGCTAAACTTGCGCAGCTCCAGTCTCTCACTTTTGAGCTGTCGCGCGCATACATCAACCACACCAGTGCGGTGCTTGGTCAGGATAACGCAAATGTAGATATCTCGGCGATCACCAACACCCTCGCCGCCAGTCTTCGGGACACTGGCGTACTCGCTGCAGCCGGCACTGGTTCCGGCGCCGAGTctggcgagaagaagaagcgtaAGCGTCGCGCTGATCCTAACGCTCCGAAGCGCACCTTGACCCCATTCTTCCTGTACATGCATCACAACCGGGCACGCATTGCTGAAGAGCTGGGCCCCGATGCGAAGCCAAAGGATGTCTCAAACGAAGGTACCAGACGCTGGGCCGAAATGCCCGACTCGCAAAAGGAG GTCTGGAAGAAACTCTATGCGGACAATCTTGCGGCGTACCGCGAGAAGGTTGCTGCTTATAAGGCGGGTCTTCCTTTTGATCGGGATGACAATGATAAGGCAGCCGACCAACTACACCTAGacgtcgccgccgccgaagcatcggatgaggaggaggaagaagaagaggatgagcatggagaggaagaagaggaagaggaggaggagtcgCCTGAGCCTGCTAAGGAACCCactccccctcctcccaagCGTCGCCGTAGCGAGGGTAAGCCATCCAAGGATGTCTCCTCTCCTGTCGTTGAGAAGAAGGGCCGAAACGAGtcgccggagaagaagaggcgcgGGGCGGCtaagaaggacaaggaggagCCGCGCAAGTCTCTTGGAGGGGAGTCGAAGcgctcgaagaagaagcgcaagagcGACGTCGGTGGCGATGACGAGTAA
- a CDS encoding urease Ure (transcript_id=CADANIAT00002265) — translation MHLIPKELDKLAISQLGFLAQRRLARGVRLNHAEAAALISSNLHELIRDGQYSVADLMSIGKTMLGRRHVLPSVPSTLVELQVEGTFTTGSYLVTVHHPISSDDGDLEKALYGSFLPIPPADTFPDPDPEDYLPEKVPGAVIPVKNARITLSEGRKRIKLKVMSKGDRPIQVGSHYHFIEANPQLHFDRFRAYGYRLDIPAGTSVRFEPGDTKTVTLVEIGGHRIIKGGNSLASGPVDLRRADDIIQRLQTAGFAHVPEPAADNALVAPFTIDREAYARLFGPTTGDLIRLGLTNLWVKIEKDYTHYGDECSFGGGKSIREGMGQASGKSHKDCLDTVITNAVIIDWSGIYKADIGIKNGTIVGIGKSGNPDVMDGVHPDMIIGSSTDVIAGENKIVTAGGFDTHIHFICPQQAQEALASGITTFLGGGTGPSTGTNATTCTPGPTHMRQMIQACDQIPINVGITGKGNDSGGIGIEEQIIAGAAGLKLHEDWGSTPAAIDTCLDICEKYDVQCMIHTDTLNESGFVEQTIQAFKNRTIHTYHTEGAGGGHAPDIISVVEHPNVLPSSTNPTRPFTMNTLDEHLDMLMVCHHLSKNIPEDVAFAESRIRAETIAAEDVLHDLGAISMMSSDSQAMGRCGEVILRTWNTAHKNKEQRGQLPEDENTGADNFRVKRYISKYTINPAIAQGMSHLIGSVEVGKLADLVIWSPSYFGTKPSQVLKSGMIVASMMGDPNGSIPTIQPVIMRPQFGAYLPSTSVMFVSQASLDTNTVQSYGLKKRVEAVKNCRNIGKADMKFNDTMPKMKVDPESYRVEADGRLCDAQPAETLPLTQDYFVY, via the exons ATGCACCTTATTCCGAAGGAA CTCGATAAGCTCGCCATCTCACAATTAGGCTTTTTGGCCCAGCGGCGTCTTGCACGTGGTGTGCGACTCAATCATGCCGAAGCTGCG GCATTGATTTCTTCGAACCTGCACGAG TTGATTCGTGATGGGCAATACTCGGTAGCTGACCTGATGTCCATCGGCAAGACCATGCTTGGTCGCCGGCATGTACTCCCATCAGTCCCTTCGACCCTGGTGGAGCTGCAGGTGGAAGGCACTTTCACCACGGGCAGCTATTTAGTGACTGTCCACCACCCCATCAGTTCAGACGATGGAGACCTCGAAAAGGCTCTCTACGGGAGTTTCCTACCGATACCGCCGGCTGATACATTTCCGGACCCCGATCCGGAGGATTATCTACCTGAAAAGGTGCCTGGAGCGGTTATTCCTGTGAAGAACGCGCGCATCACATTGAGCGAGGGAAGGAAGCGGATTAAGCTCAAGGTGATGAGCAAGGGTGATCGACCGATTCAGGTTGGCTCGCATTATCATTTTATCGAGGCTAACCCTCAACTGCATTTCGATCGATTTCGCGCTTATGGATATAGGCTTGATATTCCTGCAGGCACGTCTGTTCGGTTCGAGCCTGGTGACACGAAGACTGTTACTCTGGTTGAGATTGGGGGCCATAGGATCATCAAGGGAGGCAATTCCCTTGCATCCGGGCCGGTGGACCTTCGTCGGGCGGACGACATCATACAGCGCTTGCAAACTGCTGGTTTTGCGCATGTTCCTGAACCCGCTGCGGATAACGCGCTCGTTGCTCCTTTCACGATTGATCGCGAAGCGTATGCTCGGCTATTTGGGCCCACTACTGGGGATTTGATTCGCTTGGGACTGACAAACCTCTGGGtcaagattgagaaggaTTATACTCACTATGGAGACGAGTGTTCATTTGGCGGTGGCAAGAGTATCCGCGAAGGCATGGGCCAGGCATCAGGGAAGTCCCACAAGGACTGTCTGGATACGGTCATCACAAACGCTGTCATCATAGACTGGTCCGGTATCTACAAGGCAGACATTGGTATAAAAAACGGCACCATTGTCGGGATTGGCAAGTCAGGAAACCCAGACGTTATGGATGGCGTCCATCCGGACATGATCATCGGCTCGTCAACGGATGTCATTGCGGGAGAAAACAAGATCGTGACTGCAGGAGGCTTCGACACGCACATCCATTTTATCTGCCCTCAACAAGCACAGGAGGCACTCGCTTCTGGAATCACCACGTTTTTGGGAGGAGGAACTGGTCCATCAACCGGCACAAACGCAACCACATGCACGCCCGGCCCAACACACATGCGCCAAATGATCCAAGCATGTGACCAGATCCCCATCAATGTCGGCATCACTGGGAAGGGGAATGACAGTGGCGGAATTGGCATCGAAGAGCAGATTATCGCCGGAGCAGCCGGACTCAAGCTCCATGAAGACTGGGGATCTACACCCGCAGCCATCGACACCTGCCTGGACATTTGTGAGAAGTACGACGTACAGTGTATGATTCACACCGACACTCTAAACGAATCTGGCTTCGTCGAACAAACTATTCAAGCCTTCAAGAACCGCACAATTCACACCTACCACACCGAAGGCGCCGGCGGCGGCCATGCACCCGATATCATATCTGTCGTTGAGCACCCCAATGTTCTCCCCAGCAGCACGAACCCCACCCGGCCCTTCACAATGAACACTTTGGACGAACATCTCGATATGCTTATGGTCTGCCACCACCTGTCAAAGAACATTCCGGAAGACGTCGCATTCGCAGAAAGCCGCATTCGCGCCGAGACTATCGCTGCGGAAGACGTCCTCCACGACCTCGGCGCCATCAGCATGATGTCCTCAGACTCTCAGGCCATGGGACGCTGTGGTGAGGTCATCCTCCGCACATGGAACACAGcgcacaagaacaaggaacaGCGTGGTCAATTGCCAGAGGACGAAAACACAGGGGCTGATAATTTCCGTGTCAAACGCTACATCAGCAAGTATACCATCAACCCGGCCATTGCGCAGGGCATGTCTCATTTGATTGGGAGCGTGGAGGTCGGCAAGCTCGCGGATCTGGTGATCTGGTCGCCTAGCTACTTTGGCACGAAGCCGAGCCAGGTATTGAAGAGCGGCATGATTGTTGCCTCGATGATG GGTGACCCCAATGGTTCAATCCCCACAATCCAACCCGTGATCATGCGTCCACAATTCGGC GCCTACCTTCCCAGCACATCTGTAATGTTCGTCTCGCAAGCTTCACTCGACACAAACACCGTCCAATCCTACGGGCTTAAGAAGCGCGTTGAAGCCGTCAAAAACTGCCGCAATATCGGCAAGGCCGATATGAAGTTCAATGACACGATGCCAAAGATGAAGGTTGATCCGGAGAGTTATCGCGTTGAAGCGGATGGAAGGCTCTGTGATGCGCAGCCTGCGGAGACGCTGCCATTGACGCAGGATTATTTTGTTTATTAA